AAGCCCTTCATCCTGCTGCCAGTAGCTCACAATGCTTGTCACACTGACTTGATTAGGACTTATTCTGAGGCAACAATCTCCTGGAGCTCCATTTCCTGTGGGATAAACATACTGGTTAAATATGTTACCATAACGGGAATCCAtgatgcatattttttttaatttgctacaAAATTCTTGCAGATAACGAAGACCACACACAGTAATGCGAATGAAAAGAAGAGCAGAGTTTCTCAGTTTCAAACCCACAGACGCTACATATAACAACTTGACCTTACAAATCTAGGCCACTCCACCAAGTACAACAGAAGTCTGCACTGACACAAATAAAACTTACTCGCAAAGATGCTGGAGAACACTGCAGTGgtgcagaagaaaaagaacgTGAGGTGCATTTTCGCCGTCTTCTGAGACGTTCGGGTCTGAGTGCACTTGGTCTTATTGTTGGGGGAGGGACCTCCATTAGCGTACATCTTTCCATCAAACTACACATGATGAAAGGAAAATACGAGTCTGACGTCTCAACAGGAAGTGGACACAAAGGTAGCTTGAAACTCCTGCCCCCATGAACAACCTTACATTCTGACCCCATTAATAGCCTCCGTAATTTAAAAACTTCAAAAAGTTCATCAAAAGCTATAAATTACAGTCTTGTaaaggtttataataataataataataataataataataataataataatggtattTCAACTCAATGTAGTCATCGCTGTTTATCTTGTAAcacttaattgggatttttaccatttaatttacagtatatgtttaCCACTtgaaggtgcaaaatatttgtttttaaggataattaaccaaaaaaacaatccaGATATTTGTTGATTAATAATAACCATAGGATTTGCACACACTTGATATTTTTTGCCCATGCTTCTTGGCAAAATAGCACAAGTTATGTCAGATTGGATGGAAACCATTAGTGAACAGTTATTCTTGAAACAGATTCTCAAGATTCTTAAAATGGGATTCTCAAAGTTGACTAAGCCATTCTACTACATTCACTAGGTTTGGTTTTGAAGCACTCCAGTGGTTTGGCAGGTTGTTatcctgttggaaggtgaacctctgCCCAAGTCTCAATCTCTTGTGGACTAAAATTTTCTAGGACGGTTTTCTAGGACTACCCTGTGTTTCACACTTGTCCTCAACCCACAGCAGTTTCCCTGCAGCATGATtctaccaccaccgtgcttcactgtgtgGATGGTGTTCTCAGAATGATgagtagtgttgggtttctgccaagCATAGCCCTTTGTGCAAATGTCAAGAaattcaattttggtctcatcagaccagagaacttttttttttttcccccatatgtTTGCTGGGTCTCCAAGATGCCTTCTGGCAAACTCTAAACAGGATTTCATATGGCTTGaagcccagctttgtggagtgtctgGGCTATGGCTGTCCTGTGAAGCGCTTCCCATCTATGCTGTGGATCTCTTCAGCTTCTTCAGAGTAaaccttggcctcttggttgcttcacTGGCTTTTAGTCTTCCATATTATTCCATATTATTCACAATttctgtagattcatgacatacaaTCCCAATTaagttcatttcagttccaggttttaacacaacaaaatggagacaagttcaaggggggtgaaaACGTATGTAAGGCAAATCTTAGTTCCTTCATTCATGTATGCTAATACGTCTCTGATTCAtgtttgtcatgtttgtttgttctttttgtgtgtgtattttgcccAGAAAACAGTTTAGTACTAAACCCTTCCTTCCTGCCTAGTGTCACTTGGATACCATGGACTCACACTTCCTACAAACTGCTGCTGTGATCCTAAATACTGCCCcatgctcatcccaggactcttattcataAAATGATCACAGCAAACATTCTATTCCCCTTCAACACACtttgtactgtttgtcttttctcttcTACACttgtataatataatcatttataatccAGCTATCCAGTGCCAGAAGaagatggattcccttttgagtctgattcctctcaaggtttcttcctcgtgtcaTCTCAGGGACTTTTCCTTGCCACTTACACATCTGGCTTGCTCAGTAAGgacctaaatctacatctggatttctgtaaacctTTCTTTGTGACAATAGCCCTATTCCAATTGGAATCATTGTACTGTACATTGGGAGGTGGTTTTATGTATCTTTGGGATTTTAGTCCTATCAGAATCTGTCATTTTATTACCAAATTGAACATACACATGTATGGAAAAATTACACCATATTTTATCTTCTATACAGTAAAATGACCAATAGATTTAGGAACTTGTTCAAGGGTCTTGTTCAAAGACTCGCTGGTGGCAATTTGGTggtgctaggatttgaactcacaactgctcaaagccttaaccactgagccaacACTTCCCCTGaatccaaaacaaaaccaagtaTTTGCcaagtttaaaatgcagaacaatgAAATGTAGATGATGTAATGTTATTACAAGAAATATTATtacaatgaaattaaatatcaagctataaatattattaaaatcaattgAAATTAAAAGAGTAAACATAATTACAATAGTATTTATACATTCTGACtatattttattaggaacacctgtgcacctgctcattcacgcaattatccaatcaaccaattaAGTGGCAgcagaaaatgtgatcttagtgaccttgatgtggttgttggtgccggATGGGCTGCTTTGAGTACTTCAGAACGTGcggatctcctgggatttttccACACAACCATCTCTAACCATCTCTAAACACCTTGCAAAATGAGACAGGAAGGCTACATTAACTCAAGCAGTCATGctttacatccgtggtgagtagaaaagcatctcagaatacacaaaacatcgaaccgtGAGGCCGGATagtctacaacagcagaagaccacatcaggttctattcctgtcagccaagaacagggatCTGAGGCTATAGCTGGCCCTGAAACTGGagagttgaagattggaaaaagccTAGGTGATATAATTTAATGAGCGAGTTCATCTTTACTGCAATCCTTCTCATGACAATGAAATACATAGGAGCTACAATTTGTtacaataatacattataaattcATCATATCTGAGACCATGATACTACTATCATGATCATCATGCTGACAGAGAAGGTACAGATCATAATTTATGACAGAAAAAGACAATTTATTATCAAATAAGCATGAAACAATATCAACTGTTTCAATATCAATACCCctccccccccaaacacacacacacacacacacacacacacacacacaaaaaggctTTCCCAATCTGATGACTGAAGATCTTGTCTAATCTGGTGGCAGCGTAGCAATTAAGGTTATCTAGTTTGGAAAATCTGTTATTTCCTCTAACTACTGTAtgtttcagtgagtcagtgtgcaGATGTTGTCTGGTTCTGTTCTTACTGTTGATTGTGTATGAGGATAAGAAATAGAGTCTGGCCAGGGACGATGTCTACAAAGCCTTATGTAGGAGCTTCCTTGTCTCCTGCGGATTCTCTGTAAACACATCCTGTTGTTTGAGGAGAATGATAGGGAAGCACTTAGGCAAAAAATCCTCAGGAATATGCAGGTATGGGCATATAACGTGTGAGGCGGTCTGGGATAACCCATCGGataagaaaaaagatttttaaaaaaaaacaagttttggccttttttttttttacacactttgacacctcaactcaagaaaccataaagataTTTCACTTAAACAATATGATGTGGAAAAGTTTTCATAACCTTGCACAGATCCTGTTGGGTAAGGAGCCGGTTTAACAAACACACTTGTGGTAAAAgcagtcagtgtgtttaaagatGACTGAAATCTTGCTAGCTACTGTTATTCGACTAAACCTCAGTTTAGTGACTAATGTTGATTAGTGGACTGGTAATAGCAtacaaagcaaaaatatttaatcTTGGTCTTGGATAACATGGTTAGGAAGTGAGCAAGAGTTGCAAAGGCCTCTTGAAATAATAACCACGTTCACAGAGGGAAATAACCCTTTACAGCAATACAGGATGTCCTCTTTATAATGCGGTCAGAGACACGCACATAGTTCATGTCAGGTCCTAGAGTTCCACCCCAGCAGTGTGTACTGAAAGGCATCACATGTACCGTGGATATTTAAAGTCTGGttaaaactgcagctttttgTAACATTCTTACATTAATCTGTTTGCACAAGTATACACACGCCTTAACTAATTCTTTgctaaagcaccttttgcttcgAATGCAGGACTCGgttttttgggtaagagtctatcagatTAGCACGTCTTGATTGGACGATTTTATTCCGTTGAAtattccttgcaaaaatgcaaatagtacgaggatctcctgtgcacagccttcTTCCaatcattccacaggtttttaatAGGATTTAGATCCGGGCTATGAGTgagccattccaaaactttgatcttcttcttcttcttctcaagCCGTTCCTTcagacttggatttgtgctttggatcGTTATCGTGCTGAAAAGTGACATTTCTCTTCAggttcagctgtctaacagagacCAGCAGGTTTTATGGCAAAATACTGTAGATACTGTGGTATTccgagctatccatgattccctcgaTCTTGACTACAGCCCCAGTTATGATTTattgaagagaagcagccctatagcatgatgctgccaccaccatgcttcactgggGCTATAGTGGTCCATGGGTGATGAGCTGTCTTGCTTTTtcgccaaacataccttttaaTATTATGCCCAAGGAATTCGACAGATTCCATGACACATTTTGAAACCTGGTTTGGGATGTATTTAGTCAGGATGGATGTTTTGTTGGTTCTTatgagattgttgtcacatgcagggagtacACAGTACTCGTCAGATATTCCCTCACCTCCTTTAATATCTCTTGTAATAAGTTTTCATCTTGTCCTTTTgcaaattttggagggacgtcctgttcttggtaacgTCACTGCggtcccccattttctccacttgttgatgatggtcttcacaACGTTCCATGGTACATCCAATGTTTTCGGAAAGTCTTATGAAACCAAGAAAGTCCTACTCAcaatcacttcactgatgacacGTCTATGATTAGTTACTTCTGAACACTTTATGAAAGGGTGTACATACTGTACTTGTGCAtctaagttttatttttctccccaaacatcacattaaaggtgaaaaaaaaatatctgacatgatttatcttggtttcctTCTTCGACATCATGAAAACCTGCGATTTGAACAGGGGCGTGTAGATCGTTATGTCCACTGGAGGTTAATGTTCTACAACAAGCTATTCTGTCTAAATTGtagctaaataaaaatcaatcaccTTTTGCACACACTACAAGTTTCTTCCCCTCAGAGTAGCACTGCATGGTGGAATGTACCGGTCATGTTTCTGTAACCACATGAGAGAAAATAGGACACTTGCCTCTTACTGGAGAAAGTGACAATACTGGGGAAGAGCATTGTGCAACATGTATGATgcaatgtactttttttttatttaaccacaagggtctttttttcttgtttacttTTGCAGATAATGATTGCTGACAAGATAATTGTTACTTTTAATTGTCAAGAAAAttcttaaatcattaaaatgtttagaaattacTTTATAATGCAGTTGTAGCTTGGGttctgaggtctacaagctcctgaTATGTCCATTCTGTCCACTTTTGCAACTGAAGAGAGGACAAAGTCACTTTTTGGTTCCTGGCTAACGtgccaagctgcatttttttttttcatttcatattaatttcaAGGGAGAAAGTAAGTAATATTTATAGCTGTCATCATAAGaggaaccaacttgtttcacagaattTCCATAACAACTATAAAAGTATgacgtctttttttttatttttatttttaaaaaagagaaattgtATTTTCGGTGAATCGGTGCTTTGTATTTCTTTTAGTTTCTTTAGTTTAGCTGATTTTCCTTGCTGTTCCTTTAACAACATGAAGcaattataatgatttatactATTCCTTTTGTCAATGTATTTCTAAAGTATTATATAGAGattttgttttatgatttattacGAAAATGTACCAGTAATATATAGATTTGTTGACTTCAATATAAACATTACACAAGTGGCTTCCTGttcagaaatggaaaaacaaacagacagaaaaaattaTAACTTTATTCTCAGTTGATGAATGGCAAAGCTTTGAAAAGattacaaaaatacatacatatattattttacaaagtaTATATCCTACAcaatgaattataataatattgtatGTTTCAAGAAACAAGATTGAAGATATAAAGAATGCAAGTTTGAAGATATAAAGAATGATCTCTACATCACTATAATGCTTTTTGAGGATCAAAAGTTCAACTGTTACGGTTTAAAGGTTAAAATATAAAAGGGTGATAATTAGGATTAAAGGATTAAATATGAGATGATGTGTTATTGATGGTTGTGCTATTAACGTCTGCCTCTGTTGTCCAAAAAGGCCATGGTATTAATGGCCCAAGGTGACGAGGGGTCCAAGCAGAACGTGACGTTCGTCTTTGTGACGAatctaaaaacaagaaaacaaacaaacaaacaaaaaagttgcTTGTGGAAATGAAGTGCAGCGGAAGCCATCCAGCCCCCGTCATTAAGAACAAACCTGTAGAGACTGtcatctgtgtaaaaaaaaaaatcatcttacCTCACAGCCTTCACAGGACATAAGGGTTTTTCTTGTATGGTGTAGTTTTTGAGCTGATCTCTTCGTACTTTGATGTCACAAGTTTTCAGACAACAAGTCACTGGAAAGGCTTCAGCACCTACAGGAGAAAGTAAACAGGTCAACCATTGTTCTTAAAATATTCACTGAACATTGGCGACTTTTATTTATCTGCCCAAACAAGCGAAGTCGTGAACCTTATAGAGATGCGTTAAAGTAGAAGCATGACTCATACCTTGCTTTGGAGGCTCAGCGAGCAACAGTAGCAGAAGCACGGCAGCTGAGAAGTGGAGTGCGAGGACCATCTTCATCGTGCCAGCTCAGGGTATCTTCAGTGGTATGAATATCTCATGACGAGCTGCCAGTTTAAACTCGCAGGAGCAAATAAGAAGCAAACGCCCTATTGCTGCTGCACCACCTTCGAAATTTATTGATATCATCAATCTGTAGGTGTAAAGTCACTCGAAACTCTCTGATATCAGCGCCTTCATGATACATTTGGTTTCCTGGTTTTCTAGGTCATGGTGAGCTGTTCTCTTTTCCTAACCACAAGGATGGAGACCAACTGAGTGGTAGTCAGGGCAAAGACTCATCTTGAGAAGTCAACAGTTTACCATGAATAGAAAATTGATTGCCAGACTTTGGCGTGAAGATTATTTTGGATTCTTGAGCAATTACCGAGTAACAACtcactcacagggacttgtacagatAAGGCTTTACATCATACAAGATGGGATCCTGGTGATGGTGGCTGTAGCATGGTTGTTTGTGCctgatggactggtttgagtcgtttcagaaattgctgacaCAACAGTCTATAGCTATTACGCAGAACGCTGCACGaaacgaaacaaaacaaaaaacatccaacgAGCATCAGTTCTGAAAAGGCTCGTTCATTCAAATAGCCACtatttacaaccgtggtgagcagaaaagcaactcagaatACACAAAATGTCCAACCAAACTGTGAGGCAGATCGACTTCAACAGCAGAACGTTCCAATCGATTGTTCACTCAAACTGAACTTCTTCAACCATCCAGTATCcagtttatttcctgtttatagCTACTTTAGTGGAAGTGATGTAATTTACCCGTAAATGTCCAAAAAGAATTACCATTTCGACACCTTCGAATTGATTGGTTTCCTGGTTTTCTAGGTCATGAACCTTGCCCCTTCTCTCCCCCCCAGTCGTAGTTTGAGCAGCTAGACCCTCCACTGAGAATCACCCTGGGTGAAAAATACCCCTTCTTGGTGGTTAAAGGGAAAGTACacaagcgtgtgtgtgggtttgggtCTGGGTGTGGGTCTGGGTGCCCCTGTTTGTTTCTTAACTATGTTAGTTATCATACAAGGCCACTACAACTGATTAattgtatagtattattatatactatattatacagtatatagtgtgtgtgaaagtaggGACTAATAAATCTTgttgaaaacaaaaagaaataaaaaagaatgaatacatatacaattattatttttgctaaatatattttttaaaactgatagACAGGTAACAATGCTCCATGTAGGTTTTTATAAAGTGtcaaaaagtaataaaaaaatatttatttcttgatAAATACAGTGgcacagaatataataaaacttCAAATAGAAATGTGAATAAATGGCCAACATTGTgataaaatcacaaaataataaagtaaacaatatCATGCAGGGGTGGAAAGAAATATAATGCCAACTAAAgtgatatattttacataatcaATAAGAAGAAAATCTGATGATCTGTGATGTCATAGTTCAGTATTGCTTACTGTTCTTCTTACTGGTATCATTTTCCCATAATCTTTGGTTATACCTatgaaaaaaatagatatatcTTTACCTATTAAATGCTTTTTATCATATTAACAATACAGTAAGTGTTGACATGGAGTATTGTAGCATTTACAATTCTTAATATTTAACCAGCAATCTTGCATTGTTaagaaaactgaataaaaaaaaagtcttttaaataaaatgtttattaaatatcagTGCTAATTTG
This genomic interval from Pangasianodon hypophthalmus isolate fPanHyp1 chromosome 4, fPanHyp1.pri, whole genome shotgun sequence contains the following:
- the xcl32a.1 gene encoding uncharacterized protein xcl32a.1, coding for MKMVLALHFSAAVLLLLLLAEPPKQGAEAFPVTCCLKTCDIKVRRDQLKNYTIQEKPLCPVKAVRFVTKTNVTFCLDPSSPWAINTMAFLDNRGRRSHLCNVYIEVNKSIYYWYIFFDGKMYANGGPSPNNKTKCTQTRTSQKTAKMHLTFFFFCTTAVFSSIFARNGAPGDCCLRISPNQVSVTSIVSYWQQDEGLCPITAIAFTLENGKVLCSDPVSPWTKKAMRKVDEEAEQKRNHRHGQAPDAPQNGTEGLLTSTMLPLTSRWPQVPASVAMWHTKVKSSKPQRGSKKRIVVIKKKRKNRKKGGKGKRKITKPPVFNHTSSFTTSSYK